AAAGCAGCAGAAAGTGTTTCAACATAAATTAGGGCggttgtattattattattctcgTTTATCCctttagctagctagctttatgTAATTCTTCTCGATCTGCTTGATTGATGAAGATAAGAGAATAAAGATGGGGACGAGAAATCTAATAATTCTATGTCAAATGGTGAGGAGATAAGCATGGAATTCTAGTAGTAGTACTTATGATAAGGCCAATATTATCGTTTATCCCTTTTAATTTCATGTTTATTCTGCAAGTGCATGCGGAAACTGGAAAGCACGCATATATATCGTTgtcacagtacctccatgtgcaataatattatcttttgCTCATCTTTTGAATACTGATCATTAGGGTTCTGAGAAAACCCTAATTATCCAAACTAATATTAATCTAGAGTACTTgcaaactatattatatacaaatcagataaataattatatatgtaagccggtttatagctagctagctcgtgTATCTGTATtaattaatgtgttttttttttttttattaatgttcaCTTCCCTTTAAAGGGAAGCAGATCACTTCATGATTAATTGCTGGTATAATTTAGTAATGATGACGAGGGTCGAAAGTAGTAATAAATATGGCCGGGTTGTTGTCTTGTCTACCACTTCTTCTgtggttgttttgttttgggtgACTGATGAAGTCAGTAAAACCATTGTTTTTGTACATGGTGGCGTGTGATCTGGCCGTGTTTGAGTTCCTCCTACACCCAACTGCCAAAGCATGGGTACTGATCGgtccttaattatatatttaatttatcaaTTATCCTCATTCATCCCACTGAGGTGATCATCAGAGCTGTGGCTGAAATACCAATTATTGAATAATATTGGtaatttatcaaataaaatcatgtaaataaataattatatatattttctcaaaGAAAACACGAACATTAAACGACCAACGCGCGATTACCTTAAattgttataataaattataattattttatcgtTAATACATGGTCCATCGGGAAATATATATGTACTTTTCTTACTTTGAAAAATCAATAGTAGTTTGAAAGGTTAATTTGCggaaagcatgcatgcatgcagggcGGGTCATGTTTGGATAACTTTTTCAATGCCGACAAAGGATGTTGATGATCATGATAAATATATTCccttttattttcaaccttctctttttctcttcaaCAACTTTTATGTCAGTCGGCATATCTATATATCATGTTAGTGGTATTTATTGCGCGCTAATCATGCTCTTTAATTATAGTTACATGTCAATTAAGGGTCATCATTAATACTTAACagtaattaaaagaattaattaaGTAGCTGTAGTACTATATAATagtgttttgatttgattaattCTATAGTACATTAATAAGTATATGGTAATTAGTTGGGTAATAGATTCAATGCACCACTAGTACGTAGTTGAAATTATGAAGAATATTGCTTGAAAAGGGAGTTAAATAATTATGATAGAATGgttatttcatatatatgtttggTGCTTTTTTGGTTGAATTTGGGCAACCAGCTTGTCCTTACGTCTAACTCCACTATTTTATGACCGCGACCCAAATTAATATACCATCATGATTTGATATCTGAACTTAAAACcaattactaattaatttatGGTTCACGTCACCCCTAGCTGCTGCTTGCCAGATTTTTCCTATGCTCCCTGGCCCCATATtcttatttcattataaaaaaaaaaaaatctattcatcattttatgataggttcatacaagtactaaatataataaatagtttccaatcatctaattaatgatACGAGATGATGAGAGGATGCCGATAAGTATTACTCATAGATCGAGGACTTCCTAGCTAGCTGGCTAGATATGATTTATTTGGTGGTAACCATAATTGATCTATATACTGTACTTGATCAACTATGTGATCTATTATTTTCCAAATAGGAGATCATATTCTTGTTTTATCTCATTATATTTTAATGGATTGTGGGAGTgagattatatttaattatatatgggGCTAGATGAATTTGTGGAATTATTTGGCAggtgtttctttcattttcctgGCAACCACTCTCCGATCCCTTCCTAAAAGTAGACAGATGGTAATTCAGTCTCGGGGtcccctagctagctagctagttctTGTtgttaatactatttttaatcaagcatatataatatatagtgatcaaatgtttctatcttcttcgagataatttaattatatagtagccggtactatttttttaacaccCTGTTTTAATTTAGTGAATTAAGGTACTGATCATCAGGGAAATTAgcttttaattcatttcattcatGTTAATAATGATATTggtcaaaattatatatatacacgattgaaacgaagaaaacaatcaaacttcaataaatatttatatttaatattgagttttgctatacaTAAGCTGATATATTAATAACTAAATACTCGATGACAGCTTATAGTGATCAGACccgttaatttaaattttaaaaaaaaaaaagtcgaaacaacattaatcatattttaattagcATAGTCATATATATGGAGTAGTAGTGGAGTGTGATGGATCCTAAACCTAATCTAAAAGTTGGGGAAATTAGCTCGAAGCCACTTAATTTGTAGACAAAAACTTCAACAAATTAAAAGGAATATTTAAGCCCTACAAATCACTTAATTCAGATCGCATTGATTTCAAAGTTTTCAACCCCAAAACTTCCAACTTACCATTAACTGTTGATCCCTCTTTCCTTTTACCTTAATTATGATCATTAGGGCAACTACTTTACACCTGGGATTAATTAGTAGCTTAGTGGACTTCTGTTTTCTAAATTAATCATGTGCTTGGCGGGCAGGCCAGGCTGCATTTCTTGTTTCTCGCACGTACGAGGCGGTTCTTGAGTGTGGGGCCGGGGCCGGGGCCGGTCGGCGTACGTTGAAATCTAAACATGACTGATCATGTTTAATTTTCACCTAATTAAGTACTTCTTGTTtagtgccaaaaaaaaaaaaaaaaaaaagcaatacaTGGCCGACGAAAAGACAGCATGATCATATTATCATGTACTTCGAGAGCTTTCATGATCATCGTCTGgaatttaatgaataaataatataattatacgtACCTccattttattcatatatatcatTAATATTGCAATTACCTGGTCATTGTACGTACTAAACcttaatttgtaattaaaacggattaatcttttatttttttaaattttttaattataaaaataaatttacaaactcatGACACGTGACTTGAAAtagtacgttagattataaaattattttatttattttatttcgttGTAAAAGAAAAgggttttttaatttgtttaattatttaaagcaattatatatgatatatagtgTACGTTCCTAACTTTCAAATTTACTAAAAATCAAACAGTACTGCATGAACTTTaattgggaaaagaaaaaagaagcatGGAAAGCATAACGAAAGGAATGCTAAATACGAACAAGTCAATGAAGGACCACACAATTATTTGAGGAATAAAGATTTAGTGCACTTTTGTGATGTGGTGGTCCAACGATTTTCAGATCGAtcctgtacatacatacatacatatatccCTAAACGATTATCTCATATAAACCGCGTACATGATCATTAATATCAGCCATCCGTCTAGCTTTGAAATTCGTGTATACTTTGTCTAGTACGTAGCTTTTCAGGAcccataattaaattaattaattataaaacacATAAATTTCTCTTAATTAATTCCTTTGTATAAATGTCAACTTGGGATATCATCACTTGTTTATAAGTTCCACATTATCAGGCCCATCTTTTTCTGCCGGCCGTCCCCTTCAATTAGTTGCATACATAATCACGGCCACACAGAGAATTCCTCAGTATGGGGAATTTTTCGTCTTGCGGCCGGCTTTCCGAAAGGGCATAAAATAAAGCCATAAAAGTAATCCTTGATCAATTTCAAACAAAAGATCATCAGGGTCATGAGTTATTCTTGAATCACTTGCGGTCTGGACCACTCTTCTTGAATCACTTGTGTAAATGGGTCATCAAATGAACCCACCCAACCATGGTTGGGCTTGGGCAACCCCCTAAGACTAGAATCTGATCCCAAAAATTTGGGCTGGCCCGGACCATTAGAGGCAAAACAAGTAACATAAAAAGGAACATAATTATTCTCCAACTAAGGGCAGCACTGCCAATCTGAAATGTTTTCCATCTCTATCGTTCCACGCTTAAAGCACTGGATCGATCCTTGCCAGTTGCCTGCGGCTGCATACATTAACTAAGCCATCCACGAAATTAAACGTAGCTAGCTGGCTGCAAAACAGATGATCAAggcaatataatatatatatatatagatatatgcatTAGTACTACGTACGTACTAATCTTCGATCTATTTTTGGGTGCCGACACATCTCAAGTTTTtagttgttattgttgtttctattttctttcttttcttctgcgAGAAAGAGAACACAAGGTAGAGTAGTTTCCACAGCTTCACGGCCTCTTCATTTCAAATCTTCGTTATCTAGATTACTGCACGCCTGTAGCTTGAACTGCTACTAGCTAGCTCCTGAACATAGATACTTAGTTGTACGTACGGCAAATTGTGCTGGCACACATGCACGTATGCACATGGTTTCCATACTTACAAATAATCCTTGTGACTAATTGGTTTTATTGAACTTGCGTaccaattaatatatagttataatgtAAGCATAATTGAACATTTCCATCTTCCTAATTGTACACTTCCCTGTTTGTTTGGTGTTGATGTATAAAGGCTAACCCTTGCATGCAATTTCAAGTTTTCTCAACCATATGTGAAagcttatgtttttttttaagagcaCGACCCACACGTGAGGGGGAgtgttaacatatatataaaataaagaataaaatctaCATATTTCCATTAATTTAACCTTTTGAGATAAGTGATGATTTCATAAGGTATCAGAGCAGATGTCTTGAGTTCAAACTCAAACTCTATATTctatcatataatttaattaaatatttcatgtgtACTTGGGTCACTCATTGAGGGGaaatgttaagatataaaataaataataaaatttatctcttcCCATCAGTTATGTTTTTTAGACATGTAGTGATATATTTCACAAGTAGTAATATACAATATATGTGGTTTTAATTGTTGGGAAATTGTCATGAATTTTACCGGCGATCGATTTTGACACAGATTCTCTTCTAATTACTATACATCTAGATCATGCATGGAAGAAGTTCTGCGATTTATTTATTATGGCGCTAGCTTCGGCATTATCGATGGTACTGCTTATGTTAATCGACTTTTCATGTTGtctttaatatctaaatacattGTCGATACTGCTTATAATGTTAATCTATTTGATCTGCATTAATTACACCGTACGACGTACGTACTAGATGTTCAGAGTACTAGATGCAGTCTGTCTTCGAACTCTCTAGGGTTTCAAACAaccaaataattatattaattaattacattaatctGATAATTAAACATGTTAGTTTGGCAAGCCAGCTTATAAATTGAATTTCTCGAGTAAGTTCTTCAATGAGTAATCAATTGCATTGTCCTACCAAATAGAGCTGTTAGAAATCACTGTTATACTTAGTGGGCTATCTAGGTTAAGCTTTAATTGCCTTTTAAATTGCTAATCAAAGAAACTCTCCATTATAACAACCACCATGATTAGATATCATGTGGGCCTTTAGCGTAAAGATGAGACTAGTACTACTTCTGCTTTTGATTTGAATATATTCCATGCATTTTCTTAATTGCCTAAACAATATtaaagatcatcatcatcaattaatTGCAGAACTAACTAATTAAGACCAGTGAGCTGCAGCTAGCTAGTGAAATTAAttgattattaaattaatattctacTCGATCCCATGACAATTAATAATGACGTCAAGACTACCTGACGGCCTTAACAAAGGAAGgtaaacaaaggaaaaaactaAAACGAAGTCGTGTCAGCTTTAAGTGAGACTAGACTACTGCGTATAAATCAACATATATAGTTAGCTTGTACGTATACCCAAGTGGGGCGAAAAATTGTGAAGGTGTTTGCAACAAATTTGCTTGCACACGGTAGTCGACATGATATACGGTGCAGTCTAATTACTTGATCAAGTTGGAGGTAGAGTAaggtcatgatcatgatcaaatGCTACTGATCATCAtgtgtccatatatatatatatatatagggtttaAAATGATCGAAGTGATGACAATTGAAACCCTTTTTCTGGGGGTTAAGATGGGAAAATCACATGCTGTAATGCATCAAGGAATACGTATTCGAATATACATCATATCACTTATGGTTATACATCTAACATTCGCATCCCCGGCCCCTTTGATAGACACTTCTTCTTAGTTACTCGATCGATCCAGCAGGTACTTACACACTGAAGCTGAAATTTCTTGAATTAGATAGAAAAGTGCCTCTTTTGATCAGTATGAAAAGGAAGTAGAAGGGCTCATTTAGgtctaataaaagaaaaatatcacaataatttcttcttcttcttttttcattttttcttaatacacaattattaaACACAAGGCTGATCAGAGTCTTCTACACAAGTTATAAAAGCTCGATCATCAACAGAGATCacaaaccaaaaaggaaatacACTTCAATTCAATACATGGAAATCCATtcgtatattatatatcaaacGATTAAAACCCAGAAATTAAAGGTACACTTCAATTCACAAGATGAAAACCAatccaaaatatatattaccTCTATCTCCCGTTTGAAGATGGTGAACCACGCTCGAACCCTACCTCAGTCGACGTCGACTGATCCACTTCCCTTCTGTGGAAGTTCCTGTGGCAGCCGCAGGCAGCACAAGTAAACGCAGCGCCTGTCCCTTCCTCCCCACTAGCCATGAACTCCCTGCAGCCATCAACAGCATAACCTCCGATGCTAGCTGCATGATTCTTTTGGCACTCCCCATATCTCACGGTCTGGGCGGTGGCAGATGAAGTTGTGGAATTTCCGGAAGGTTCTTGTCTTCTCAGGAATACTACTTGCCGCTTCCTCATTTTGCAAgatcttaattctttcctaaATTTTCTGAAAACTGATGGAACCCTTTGACTGATTTACTGAGTCAGAATTTGGAgatgggaagagagagagagagagagaaagctgGTGGTTATGTCTAAGCCTAACTCAGCACTATATGTAGCACATAT
The genomic region above belongs to Carya illinoinensis cultivar Pawnee chromosome 4, C.illinoinensisPawnee_v1, whole genome shotgun sequence and contains:
- the LOC122307443 gene encoding mini zinc finger protein 2-like; translation: MRKRQVVFLRRQEPSGNSTTSSATAQTVRYGECQKNHAASIGGYAVDGCREFMASGEEGTGAAFTCAACGCHRNFHRREVDQSTSTEVGFERGSPSSNGR